ATACAGTTGAGATAAAATTGATGGCTGATTTAGTATTTACTCCAATGACAATTAAGGTTTCACGGTCATTACTACCAATGAAATCACGGGTAAAGTTTGAAACCTCATCAGTAGAAGCTAATCGCACATCCCCATACTCAATCTGATCAACGATTACTTGCTTTAATTCGACATATGATACAGTTTCCATATATAACGCCTCCATATATTTAATAAAGAAAAATCCCCCATCGATGGCAGTCGATGGGGGATAGTAATCCTTGAATGTGACAGGTTTCGGCTGTCTATCATTCGACACTATAATATATGCTTAAAATGTTAAATAAATACAATCCTAAATGAGTTTAAGAAGATTACAAAAACGTTACAAAAAGAGAGAGTATGCTATAATATGCTTAATTTACTGAGTATAGTAAAAAAATATATAAGAATAAATCAAATGAGGTTTTTGAAATGAATGAATCAATGAGAAGAGAATTGACAAGTATAAATATAGCTGAAAAATCACAATTAATATGGAATATTGCTGATACATCATTGAGAGGACTCTACAAACCACATGAATACGGAGAAGTAATTCTTCCAATGACTGTGATAAAACGCTTTCATGACATCTTGCTTCCAACAAGGGAAAAAGTCCTAGATGAAGTGGAGAAACGAAAAAATCTTGCTGTTAAGGAAGGATTCTTTAGACGTGCATCTGGGTATGTTTTCTATAATACAAGTCTATACACCTTTGAATCTCTTCTTACAGACTCAGAAAATATTGAAGCAAATTTTCGAGCTTATCTCAATGGATTCTCTGACAATGTGCAAGACATAATAGCACACTTTGAATTGGATACCCATATTACAAAACTTGCCAAATCAGATAGATTGTTTCAAGTTTTACAAGAATTTTCGACACCTAAAGGGTATATGGGAGCCGATAAGATTAGTTCAACAGATATGGGATATATTTTTGAAGACTTAGTTAAACGATTCTCTGAAAGTTACAACGAAGATGCAGGAGAGCACTTCACCTCCAGAGATATCATTTATTTGATGACAGACATCTTATTAGAGAATGAAAAAGTCAGCTTAGAAAGTGATGGAGTATCAAAGTCTGTCTATGATCAGACAATGGGAACGAGTCAAATGTTGACTGCCATGGAGGAAAGATTAAAGCTTCTAGATAGTGAAGCAAATGTACAATTGTATGGTCAGGAAATCAATCCACAAACATTTGCAATTGCAAAATCAGATATGCTAATTCGCGGAGGCAGCCCCGATACAATGTTTTTAGGGAATACATTGACTGATGACAAATTTTCAGGCTTTAAGTTTGACTATGCGATTTCTAACCCTCCATTTGGGATTGACTGGAAAACTGCATATAAAAAAGTCAAAACTGAACATGACAAAGGTGCAGAAGGAAGATTTGAACCAGGACTACCAAGAAAATCTGATGGTCAATTACTTTTCATGTTAAATGGACTAAGCAAATTAAAAGATACTGGTCGAATGGCAATTGTTCATAATGGTTCAGCCTTGTTCAGTGGATCAGCTGGAGGTGGCGAGAGTGAAATTCGACGTTATGTCATTGAAAATGATTGGCTAGAAGCTATTGTGCAATTACCAAATGATGTTTTCTATAATACAGGAATCACAACCTATATCTGGATTTTTTCTAAAACAAAAGAGCCTTTACGCGAAGGTAAGATACAATTGATTGATGCATCAAACATGTTTGAAAAGAGACGTAAGCCTATTGGGACTAAGCGGGTGGATTTGAGTGAACCATGTCGTGAAGTGATAGTTCAAGCATACGGAGAGTTTTTGAACAAAGAATACCGAATGGGAAATAAAACTGTTGATTCTAAAATCTTTGATAACGAAGATTTTGGTTCATACAAAGTGACTGTGGAATCACCACAAAAGGATGAATTCGGCAACCCTATTTTGAAAAAAGGTAAGCCAGTTGTTGACACTAGTTTAAGGGATACAGAAGACATACCACTAAAAGAGGATATTACAGAGTATTTTGAACGTGAAGTTAAACCATTTAATCCCGAAGCGTGGATAGATAAAAGTAAAACTAAAATTGGTTACGAAATACCTTTTACTCGTTTATTCTATAAATATGAGGCTCCAGAAAAAACAGAGGACATTGCAAAACGTATCTCAGAAATAGAGTCAAGAATTGTAAAGAGTTTTGAAGCCTTATCTGGTGAGGAGGTTGAAGTGGACGATGAGTAGACCAATGAAAGACAGTTATGTGGAATGGATAGGTTTTATACCAACTAATTGGAATGTGCAACGGTTAAAATTTCTTAGTAGCATAAAAACGGGAAATAAAGATACTATTGATAAAGTCGATGAGGCAGAGTTTCCTTTTTTTGTTAGATCACCTAAAGTTGAGAGAATTGATAGTTATTCATTTGATGGAGAGGCAATTCTTACAGCAGGAGACGGCGTGGGGGCGGGGAAAGTTTTTCACTATGCTAACGGTAAATTCAATTATCATCAACGTGTTTATAATATACATAATTTTAAAAATATAAACGGTATTTTTTTATATTACTATATGAAAGTTAATTTTATAAAAGAAGTAGAGAAAGGTACAGCTAAATCGACTGTTGATTCAATTCGGTTACACATGCTACAGAATTTTTCGGTTTGCTTACCTCCAATAGAAGAACAACAAAGAATTGTATCTTTTCTTGACGAAAAAGTTACTCACATCGATAGCATACTAGCAGACACTAAAGAGTCAATTGAAGCACTAAAATCATACAAACAGTCCCTCATTACTGAGACTGTAACAAAAGGATTAGATGCTAATGTGGAGATGAAAGATAGTGGAATTGAATGGATTGGTTTGATACCTACACATTGGAATTCAGCATTGCTCAGTCAATACTTTAAACAAGTAAAGAATAAAAATAAAGAATTAATTGAAACTAATTTATTATCACTCTCTTATGGGAAAATAATTCAAAAAGATATCAATACCACAGATGGACTTTTACCAAGTAATTTTGAAGGGTACAATATCATTCAAGATAATGACATTGTACTACGAATGACTGACCTTCAAAACGATAAAACAAGTTTACGTGTAGGATATTCTAATCAGGACGGTATAATTACATCAGCATATATAACTGTTAGGCCATATAATACAATTCATAGTCATTATGTTTATTTTTTCTTACATTCATTTGATATTTATAAAGGGTTCTATGGTATGGGCTCAGGAGTCCGACAAAATGTGACATTTGAAATACTAAAAAAATTAGAGATACTTTTACCACCATTAAATGAGCAGAAGATGATAGTAGAGTATATTGAAAATAAAATTCTAGTAATTGATGAGTTAATAAATGATAAAGAATCATTAATAAAGGAGATAGAATCTTATAAAAAATCTTTCATCTATGAATACGTCACTGGAAAGAAGGAAGTGAAGTAATGGCAATCACAAATACTCGTGAAGTACAATTTGAATCTGATATTGAACATTATTTGATAAATAAAGGTGGGTACACAAAAGGAAATCAGTCAACCTATGATAAAGATTTGGCAATGGATGTTGAAAAGCTTGCTTCTTTTCTTGAAGATACACAGTCAAAAGAATGGCGAAAGTATCTCAGGATATACGGAGACGATGCAATCTACCAATTGGGAAAACGTGTGAATGATATGATTGACCAATACGGTCTGTTACATGTTTTAAGGTCAGAAGTGACTGATCGTGGGTGTCGATTTAAGCTTATAGCATTCAAGCCAGAGTCAACACTAAATACAGAAACAATGAGAATGTACGAAGCAAATCGAATTGAAGTCATCCGACAGTTTTCTTATGAAAAAGAGCGGAACTATACATTGGATATGGTGTTGTCAATCAATGGAATCCCTATGGTTGCTTTAGAACTTAAAAACCAACTGACTGGACAATCTGTGGATGATGCAAAAACTCAGTACATTAGAAATAGGAATCCTAGAGAAAAGTGTTTTCAATTCAATAAACGCTTCTTGGTCTACTTTGCTGTAGATTTGTACGAGGCATGGATGACAACTAAGCTAGCAAAAGAAAAAACATACTTTCTTCCATTTAACCAAGGATCTAATGGAGCTGGGAATGTTGGAGGTAAGGGGAACCCATCAAATTCTGATGGCTATGCCACATCCTATCTTTGGGAAAACATTCTAAAAAAAGATAGTCTGTTAGCAATTCTACAACGATTTTTACATTTGGATGTAGATGAAAAAACCAAGAAACAGAGTCTCATCTTTCCTAGATACCATCAATGGGATTTGGTCACAAAGCTTTCTGCTGATGTAAAAGCAAATGGAGCTGGGAAGAACTATCTAGCTCAACACTCTACAGGTTCAGGAAAAAGCTACAGTATCACTTGGCTAGCCTACCGACTATCTACATTGCATGATGAATTGAATCAATCTGTCTTCAATACTGTCATCATTGTTACTGATCGCCGAGTCCTAGACCAACAACTTCAAAAAGATATCATGAGTTTTGACCATACTCCAGGAGTTGTTGAAACCATTGATGAGAAAAAATCATCAAAAGACCTAAGAGATGCTATCAATGATGGACGAAGAATCATCATAACTACCTTGCAAAAGTTTCCAGTCATTTACAAAGAAGTTGAAAACACGCAAGGGAAAAAATTTGCAGTAATTGTCGATGAGGCTCATTCTTCTCAAACTGGTAGTAGTGCCCAAAAGCTAAAGGTTGCACTTGGTGATAAGACAGAAGCATTGCGTCAATTTGCTGAAATAGAAGAGCTAGAAGAAGAGGAACTGATAGACGAAGAGGACTTCATCGTTCAAGAAATGTTGGCGCACGGAAAACACAGTAACATGAGTTTCTTTGCATTTACAGCAACACCAAAACCTCAGACAATTGAGATGTTTGAAACACCTCGTACTGACGGTGGGTATCGTCCGTTCCACATATATAGTATGAGACAAGCGATTGAAGAAGGGTTCATTTTGGATGTCCTAGAAAACTATATGACCTATGAAACAAGTTACCAAATTGCGAAAGCAACAGAGGACAACCCTGAGATCCCAGTGACTCAAGGTGTAAAAGCTATTCGAAGGTTTCAATCCATGCATCCTTTCAATTTACGACAAAAAACAATCGTCATGGTTGAGCAGTTCAGAGAAATTACAGCAAAAAAAATAAATGGACAAGCTAAAGCGATGCTAGTAACCTCTAGTCGACTTCATGCAGTTCGGTATTACTATGAGTTTAAAGACTATATAAAGGAACAGGGTTACGACAATCTCGATGTTTTGGTTGCCTTCACGGGTGTTGTCAATGATGCGGAAAGAGAATACAGTGAGGCTAGTATCAATAAAACTAAAGATGGCAGACCTATTTCTGAGAGACAACTTCCTAATGAATTTGATACGGATAATTTCAACATGCTAATTGTTGCTGAAAAGTACCAAACTGGATTTAACCAGCCTAAGCTACATACGATGTTCATTGACAAGAAACTAAAAGGCGTCAAAGCAGTACAGACACTTTCTCGATTAAATAGAACTACATCAGGTAAGACAGACACATTTATATTAGATTTTGCTAATAAAGCTGAGGACATTCAAGAAGCCTTTAAGCCATACTTTGATGCAACAGAACTAAGTGAACCAATTGATGTCAATATGGTATACGATATGCAACAAAGAATAAGAGCCAAATACCTATACAATGATTCCGACATCGACAAGTTCATCAAAATTTACTATAAAGAAGGTCGACAGACAAATACTGATCTGGGGAGGATGACAAGTCTTTTTAAACCGATACTAGAAAGATACCAAGATTTAGGGGAAGAGGAACAGTATCAATTTAGAGTCGGATTACGTAAGTTCATCAAGTGGTATGGATATATCACTCAAATTACAAGAATATTTGATGGGGAACTACACAAAGAATTCATTTTCGCCAAGTATCTTGAAAAGTTCATTCCGAAGGTAGATAGGGAGAATGTAGATTTAGACGGTATCATTCAACTGGAGTACTACAATTTAAAAGAGAGTTTCAAAGGAGATATTTCCATCAAGGAGAACGATGGGGCATACGAATTAACTCAAGTAAAAGGAAACACAGACCCAATGAAACCAGAAGAGCTAAGTGATACATTAGATAGTATTATTAATGGGATCAATAAAGAGTATCCAGGAGTGGTCTCAGAAGAGAATAGGGTAATTCTTGAAGATTTGGTTTCTGTAATTAATGAAGAAAATAAGCAACTAGAACGTTCTGCTAAAACTAATGACTTCAAAATGTTCTTAGATACGTTTCAACCAATCTTTGATGACAAGACCATAGAGCAATACGACAAGACAATTGAGACTCATGACAAAAAAATGAAAGCATATGAGAAAATTTTTCAAGACCCAGAGCTATACCATGCTGTTAGGATAGTATTAGCGAAAGAAGCGTACAAGAAGTATCGAAGTGTAGTGCTGTAAAATTTTATTTGTCCTAATTTGGATCTAATATCTTCTATTCATAACCTTATCTAAAAAAGATAGCTAGACTTTCTGATGAATATTTGCTAACTTTTAAGTAAATAAGATAAGGAAGTGATTAATGTGAGTAGTGGAGAGAAATTTAAAGCTATAGTAAAAGAACATGAAATGTATCATGATTTAGTTGATACCGATGTTGATGAAGAGAATGGTGAGAAAGTCGACACAATGATTTTTCAGCTTGTTGAAGTAGTTGAGGGACATCATGAATACGATGAAGCCGAGGACATGATTCATGTGTCAATGGAACGATTAGAAGAGTTATATGATGAGCCAATCAATGATTCAGCTAGATACCTAGCAGTGCTTTCTAATGAGTATATAGAGGAAATAGGAATGTACGATTTACATCTATATTCCTTAGAAGAAATTTAAATAATAACTAACTAGAAGAATCTCAAAAGTCTTTGCTCTGTTTGTGAGAAAGATTGATGAGATTTTTTTTGCTAAGTCATACCAAAATAGATAATAGAATTTATTAGCTATCGATGGTACGGACATAGTTATCATAAATAGGTGGTCCTTTTAGGAGAGAATCCGGGAAAGAACAGCTATCAATAAGAACTTCAGAAGTAAGCAAATGCCCAATTTATAACATCATACTGTTAACCTGATAATTTGCTATAGGAAGGGGGAGAAAGAATGACAACTGTGATGTGGTTTCGGCGTGATTTAAGAATGGTTGATAATAAAGCTTTGGCCAGGGCATTTCAGGATAGTGAGGATGTTCTGTGTGTGTTTCATTTGAACCCCGAACAACTAACTCAAGAATATTCTTCTAGCCAGTCTGCCTTTCTTCAAAGTGTCGAACACTTACGACAAAGTTTAGCCAAAGAAGGCATTCAACTCTACCTTCTCTATGGAGAACTAGAAGAATCTTTTGATCAATTAAGACAAGTCTTACCTAATTGGACGGATGTTTATTTCAATTATGATGAAGCCGGGTATGGGCGATTACGCGACCAACGGGCTGCGACTTATTTCAGAACTCATGGTATTAAAATTCACGCCTTTCAAGATCATTACTTGCATGGAAGTCAAGATGTGAAGAATCAATTTGGTAAGACATACAAAGTTTTTACACCTTATTATCGAGTTTGGCGAGCTTTACCCAAAGAAAAGCCGGTTTCGGTTGATTTATCTTTTGCTCGAACCATCGAACTAAATCAAGATCCAGAGACTTTGAAAATATTCAACCGCTTATGGGAACCATTATCTTTCTATCATCCAGGCACTGAAGTGGCGCTCACGAAATTAGATTCGTTCATCGCGGATAAATTAGAAAATTATCAAGTTCAGCGCGATTATCCCAGTATTAATGGAACTAGCCAATTATCTTCGCATTTACGCACAGGTGAAATCTCGATTCGCATGGTATTTGACGCGGTTATTCATTACATCCCTTCCGATGCGCAAGAAACCTTTATTAAAGAATTGGCTTGGCGTGATTTTTATAACATGGTCTATGTAGAGAACCCGAGGCAGAAGGAGAAGCCATTCAGAGTCAATACAAGGACCTAGAGTGGGATAACAACCTTGACCTATTCAACCTATGGAAGAAAGGTGAGACTGGATTTCCTATTGTGGATGCAGCTATGCGCCAATTAAACACAACCGGTTGGATGCATAATCGTCTTAGAATGATTACGGCGTCCTTCTTAACCAAGGACTTGTTGATTGATTGGCGGTGGGGAGAACGCTATTTCCAACAAATGCTGATAGATTACGATCCAGCAAGTAATATTGTTGGATGGCAATGGGTAGCTTCTACGGGGACCGATGCAGCGCCTTATTTCAGAATTTTCAACCCGACTACTCAATCTAAACGGTATGACCCAGAAGGTGAGTTCATCAAACACTATCTACCTTAACTAGCTGATGTTCCTAAAAAATGGCTGCATGAGCCGGCCCGTATGCCATTAAACATTCAAGAAACGTCTCATTGCATCATAGGGCAGGACTACCCAGTACCGATAGTAGACCATAAGATTCAACGCCAAATTGCCATCAAAAGATATAAAGCAGCTAGCAAATCAGAAGATAATTTTATCAGTTAGCCACCATTATGTCTGTTTTAGCTTGCGAGTTTCACAAGAGTTATCTCTACTGCTCTTTGTCAGTGCCATTGGAATTGGGGAGTATGGTAGAAAAAAGCGTTTATCAGCACCTTATTACTTGGAAGGATTAAGGATTAAAAGTTAGTACATCAAGATAAAAAAGCACTCTGATATAGTGGAGCGAGACCTAAACCCCGACAAGGATTTAGGATCACAACACATCATCTGGAGTGCCTTTTTATTGAGCTATTTAGCTTTAGGTTGTGAGATTTAGAAATCAAACTTTCCACTTTGCTTAGATTCTATTCTACTAAGATTTGGCCCATCATACCAGTGTCTTCATGTTCTAGAAGGTGACAGTGATACATGAAGAGGCCTTTTTCTGGAAAGTCAACTTCAATTTGGACGCTCTCACCAGGATAAAGAGCAATGGTATCTTTCCAACCTCGTTCATTTTCAGGAGGGATTGCGCCATTTCGGTTTAGCACTTTGAATTGAAGACCGTGAAGATGGAAGGGATGAATCATACCACCCATCATGTGTCGTGTATTTTCTATTTCCCAGACCTCTTTTTCTCCTACTTTTGCTTGCAAATCGATTCGGTCCATGTCAAATTGTTTGCCGTCAATCGTGACCATATTCCCCATTCCACTAAAAGTCATCTTTTTATCCGGGGATACCTCATCAGCTGTATGAGTGATGGTATTCATCGTAGTTGGTAAAGGTACATCTTCTTCGGTACTTTCTTCGGTCACATTAAGCGTTAGAACGGGGACATCACCTGTCATTAATTGAATGGTGTCTCCCATAGTATAGCTGCTGAGATCAACAATAATCTCCGCTCGTTCCCCCGGAACAAGTTGCAAGCTTTCCATTGGGATAGGTTCATTCAGGAATCCACCATCCGAAGTAATCTGGTAGAAACTAGTGTCATCAGACAGATGAAATTGGTAGTTGCGGGCATTGGATCCATTAAGGAGACGCAGCCGGATTTTCTCATTCTTAACGTCTACATAAGGGTTAATGGTTCCGTTTATAACCAAGGTATCCCCATAAGTTCCGTCAGGACTATAAGCAGTGGAATAATTGAGCTGATTATTTTCATCGAAGAGGCGGTCTTGGATGATAACCGGAAAATCATTGATGCCATATTCCTTAGGAATCGCCAAAGAGTCTGAATGATCGTCTTCGATATAAATTAGACCCGCCAAGCCATAATAAACCTGTTCTGCTGTTTCACCGTGGGGATGAGGATGAAACCAGAGGGTTGCCGCTTCCTGATTAACCGTGAATTCTAAATTGACGCTTTGATTGGGAGCAATAGGCGAATGTGGTCCACCATCTACATTCGATGGTACTTCCAAACCGTGCCAATGAAAGGAAGTAGCCGTATCCAATTCATTTTCAGTTTGAATGGAAACCTGTTGACCGGTTCTTAGGTGAATGATTGGTCCTAAGATAGAGCCGTTATAACCATAGCTTTGGGTGGCTGCCCCTTCTTTTAATTGTGTATTGCCTTGCTGTGCGGTAATAGTATAAGAAATCTCTCCATCTGGGTTGGTTACACCTTCAAGAATAGAAGGAAGATTTAGTTTATTCGATGGCTCGTTTGACGGCGCTAATTCGGTCGTGACCTCACCGTTCATGTTCATCATGCCCATTCCCGATATTTGTCCAGCTTGATTGGGGAAAAAAATAAAAGAGATAGTAGCAAACAACAGTAAGACAATCCCTAAACGTATAACGTTAACTTGCTTCTTCAATGTGACTCCTCCTCATGTTTATGATGACAAACCGTTTTTACTAAAAATGGTGAAAATTCTATCTAAAAAAGGAAACTTACCGAGTTCTAGGCATCATGTGAAGCTAGACTCCTTGTGAAATAAGAAATGAAATATAAACTAAACCCGTCGCTCTCTGCCTTTGGTCAAAACCTGCTCGCCACTAACAAACATTTGTCATTCAAACACTATTTATTATAATTATAGCATATTAATCTTTAAAGATTTATCTTTCAAATAGTAAATTTATATTGTTTTTTTGAGGAAAAACGATTAAATAATGTGGCCGCAGAGTGGGATTAATGAAAAGGTGAGGTGTGAGTAGGAATTTTCAGTTTGCTTGAGCTTCATGCAAATATCGTTTAATATTCAGTAAAGTCCCTCACATAAAAAAAGGAGCACACCAGATGAGAATCCATACTCTAGAAAAAACAGATATTGTTAAGTTAAAAGATCTCCTTGATGTTTACTGTGAAGCCTTTGAAGAAGTGCATCCATTCCCTTCTGATGTTGCTTGGCAAAGGTTAATGGGTCATCCAGCTGCACCAGAATAAAGGGGTAGGAAAAGCGCTACCATCTAAAAAATACAATCCAGAAACGGTATGTACAGTCTGTATATACTTGATCTAAAAAGAATGGTAGTTACATTGAGATTCATTTTATATCGTATCAAAATAGTTAATAGAATTTATTCTCGATCGATGATAGGGACTAAGTTATGATGAATAGATAGTAAAAATTTCGAGATGAATTATTAATGAACATTCAAAATAATCCTGCATTAGCATTTCAATTGTTTGAAGAGAAGAAATTTATTGAATCTAAGAATCTTTATGAGGAGATACTTGAGAAAACGTTAGCGTTAAATGTGACTATTCAAGTGAGGTATGGTTATGGATATCATTTTAGTGTATTAGGTTTAGTTGAAGAAGCAATTGATAATTATACTGAATTAGAAATGATAGGTAGAGGGAATTCAAGTAATGAAATTGTTTCTCAAGCCATTCATCAAGCAGGAATGGTCTACTGACAGGATGAATGGATGAGTATAGCAAACACAAATAGGTTCAAGACTTTTAAAAAAAGACTACCACTTTATTAGCACAATTACTAATTAAATAAAAGGGGATATTTGTATGCAAAATGAAACCAGTATCTTAATTTATCAAACAGAGGATGGAGATACTAAGATAGATGTTAGGTTAGAAAATGAAACAGTATGGATGACTCAGAAAGCAATTGCTGAGCTTTATCAGAAAAGTGTCAATACGATTAATGAACATATAAAGAACATCTATGCAGAATCGGAGTTACAGGAGTTAGCAACTATTCGGAAAAGCCGAATAGTTCAAACTGAAGGTAAACGTGATGTTGAACGTGAAGTATCTTTTTATAACCTTGAAATGATTCTCTCAATTGGTTACCGCGTTCGCTCTCATCGCGGTACACAATTCCGTCAATGGGCAACTGAACGACTGAATGAATATCTTGTAAAAGGTTTTACGATGGATGATGAACGATTGAAAGAAATGCGAAACTTCGGAGA
This window of the Fundicoccus culcitae genome carries:
- a CDS encoding type I restriction-modification system subunit M is translated as MNESMRRELTSINIAEKSQLIWNIADTSLRGLYKPHEYGEVILPMTVIKRFHDILLPTREKVLDEVEKRKNLAVKEGFFRRASGYVFYNTSLYTFESLLTDSENIEANFRAYLNGFSDNVQDIIAHFELDTHITKLAKSDRLFQVLQEFSTPKGYMGADKISSTDMGYIFEDLVKRFSESYNEDAGEHFTSRDIIYLMTDILLENEKVSLESDGVSKSVYDQTMGTSQMLTAMEERLKLLDSEANVQLYGQEINPQTFAIAKSDMLIRGGSPDTMFLGNTLTDDKFSGFKFDYAISNPPFGIDWKTAYKKVKTEHDKGAEGRFEPGLPRKSDGQLLFMLNGLSKLKDTGRMAIVHNGSALFSGSAGGGESEIRRYVIENDWLEAIVQLPNDVFYNTGITTYIWIFSKTKEPLREGKIQLIDASNMFEKRRKPIGTKRVDLSEPCREVIVQAYGEFLNKEYRMGNKTVDSKIFDNEDFGSYKVTVESPQKDEFGNPILKKGKPVVDTSLRDTEDIPLKEDITEYFEREVKPFNPEAWIDKSKTKIGYEIPFTRLFYKYEAPEKTEDIAKRISEIESRIVKSFEALSGEEVEVDDE
- a CDS encoding restriction endonuclease subunit S — protein: MSRPMKDSYVEWIGFIPTNWNVQRLKFLSSIKTGNKDTIDKVDEAEFPFFVRSPKVERIDSYSFDGEAILTAGDGVGAGKVFHYANGKFNYHQRVYNIHNFKNINGIFLYYYMKVNFIKEVEKGTAKSTVDSIRLHMLQNFSVCLPPIEEQQRIVSFLDEKVTHIDSILADTKESIEALKSYKQSLITETVTKGLDANVEMKDSGIEWIGLIPTHWNSALLSQYFKQVKNKNKELIETNLLSLSYGKIIQKDINTTDGLLPSNFEGYNIIQDNDIVLRMTDLQNDKTSLRVGYSNQDGIITSAYITVRPYNTIHSHYVYFFLHSFDIYKGFYGMGSGVRQNVTFEILKKLEILLPPLNEQKMIVEYIENKILVIDELINDKESLIKEIESYKKSFIYEYVTGKKEVK
- a CDS encoding type I restriction endonuclease subunit R, which translates into the protein MAITNTREVQFESDIEHYLINKGGYTKGNQSTYDKDLAMDVEKLASFLEDTQSKEWRKYLRIYGDDAIYQLGKRVNDMIDQYGLLHVLRSEVTDRGCRFKLIAFKPESTLNTETMRMYEANRIEVIRQFSYEKERNYTLDMVLSINGIPMVALELKNQLTGQSVDDAKTQYIRNRNPREKCFQFNKRFLVYFAVDLYEAWMTTKLAKEKTYFLPFNQGSNGAGNVGGKGNPSNSDGYATSYLWENILKKDSLLAILQRFLHLDVDEKTKKQSLIFPRYHQWDLVTKLSADVKANGAGKNYLAQHSTGSGKSYSITWLAYRLSTLHDELNQSVFNTVIIVTDRRVLDQQLQKDIMSFDHTPGVVETIDEKKSSKDLRDAINDGRRIIITTLQKFPVIYKEVENTQGKKFAVIVDEAHSSQTGSSAQKLKVALGDKTEALRQFAEIEELEEEELIDEEDFIVQEMLAHGKHSNMSFFAFTATPKPQTIEMFETPRTDGGYRPFHIYSMRQAIEEGFILDVLENYMTYETSYQIAKATEDNPEIPVTQGVKAIRRFQSMHPFNLRQKTIVMVEQFREITAKKINGQAKAMLVTSSRLHAVRYYYEFKDYIKEQGYDNLDVLVAFTGVVNDAEREYSEASINKTKDGRPISERQLPNEFDTDNFNMLIVAEKYQTGFNQPKLHTMFIDKKLKGVKAVQTLSRLNRTTSGKTDTFILDFANKAEDIQEAFKPYFDATELSEPIDVNMVYDMQQRIRAKYLYNDSDIDKFIKIYYKEGRQTNTDLGRMTSLFKPILERYQDLGEEEQYQFRVGLRKFIKWYGYITQITRIFDGELHKEFIFAKYLEKFIPKVDRENVDLDGIIQLEYYNLKESFKGDISIKENDGAYELTQVKGNTDPMKPEELSDTLDSIINGINKEYPGVVSEENRVILEDLVSVINEENKQLERSAKTNDFKMFLDTFQPIFDDKTIEQYDKTIETHDKKMKAYEKIFQDPELYHAVRIVLAKEAYKKYRSVVL
- a CDS encoding multicopper oxidase family protein; this translates as MKKQVNVIRLGIVLLLFATISFIFFPNQAGQISGMGMMNMNGEVTTELAPSNEPSNKLNLPSILEGVTNPDGEISYTITAQQGNTQLKEGAATQSYGYNGSILGPIIHLRTGQQVSIQTENELDTATSFHWHGLEVPSNVDGGPHSPIAPNQSVNLEFTVNQEAATLWFHPHPHGETAEQVYYGLAGLIYIEDDHSDSLAIPKEYGINDFPVIIQDRLFDENNQLNYSTAYSPDGTYGDTLVINGTINPYVDVKNEKIRLRLLNGSNARNYQFHLSDDTSFYQITSDGGFLNEPIPMESLQLVPGERAEIIVDLSSYTMGDTIQLMTGDVPVLTLNVTEESTEEDVPLPTTMNTITHTADEVSPDKKMTFSGMGNMVTIDGKQFDMDRIDLQAKVGEKEVWEIENTRHMMGGMIHPFHLHGLQFKVLNRNGAIPPENERGWKDTIALYPGESVQIEVDFPEKGLFMYHCHLLEHEDTGMMGQILVE